GAGCAGGGTCGAGACGATACGGAGTGTCGTGGTCTTGCCTGATCCGTTCGGCCCGATAAGGCCGAACACCTCACCCGGCTTGATGTCGAACGAGATGCCCGCGAGCGCCCTCAGACCCCCGTAGTTGCGGGTCAGGTCTTTGACGCTGCAGGCGAATTCCACAGGCCGTATTATAGACAGATTCCCGCGCTAGGGAAGCACAATCGGTGGCCAGTGAACGCCGCCGGAGGAACCACAAACCGCAGATGCACGCCGATGAACGCAGATTCCCGGCGCGGGACATGGCCGGAAGACGGGAACTGTACCGCAGCGAATTCGATGAGCTGCTCCGGGGGACTGTCCCCGTTTTCGCACTGCTGAAATCGAATCCTGTCCCAAGCCTCGCTCCTTGAAGCTGTCTCAGTTTTTCCTCAAGCCCATCCGCAGGCCATCCACAGAGTCCGCAGATCAGACAGACGGCGCGTATCCCGGATTAGTGCAAACCAGAGATCAGAGACCAGA
Above is a window of candidate division WOR-3 bacterium DNA encoding:
- a CDS encoding ATP-binding cassette domain-containing protein, which encodes MEFACSVKDLTRNYGGLRALAGISFDIKPGEVFGLIGPNGSGKTTTLRIVSTLL